In a genomic window of Microterricola viridarii:
- a CDS encoding proteasome assembly chaperone family protein — protein MLSGRILVVAFEGWNDAGEAASGAVRSLQEELELTEIFSVDPEVYFDYQFNRPTIGIDDDGKRTLTWPSTVMYGPSAPGEPSASLAADAEMQVSGANDSNIYLLLGTEPSRTWKGFTSEVIDAALAADIGGIVFLGAMLADVPHTRPISIFTSSDNAQVRAELDIERSNYEGPIGILSVIADAAERVGIPTLSIWASVPHYVHHSPSPKAMLALIDKLEELTDVTIPRGDLVNEAAVWEANIDELASEDEDMASYIAQLEQARDTVDSPEASGEAIAQEFERYLRKTNPDGKDGKDGKAGGPR, from the coding sequence ATGCTGAGTGGACGCATCCTGGTGGTGGCGTTCGAGGGGTGGAACGACGCCGGCGAGGCGGCATCCGGCGCCGTGCGCTCACTGCAGGAAGAACTCGAGCTCACCGAGATCTTCTCCGTCGACCCCGAGGTCTACTTCGACTACCAGTTCAACCGGCCGACGATCGGCATCGACGACGACGGCAAGCGCACCCTGACCTGGCCGAGCACCGTCATGTACGGCCCGAGCGCCCCCGGCGAGCCGAGCGCCTCGCTGGCCGCGGATGCCGAGATGCAGGTGAGCGGCGCCAACGACTCCAACATCTACCTGTTGCTCGGGACCGAGCCGTCCCGCACGTGGAAGGGCTTCACGAGCGAGGTCATCGACGCGGCGCTCGCCGCCGATATCGGGGGGATCGTGTTCCTCGGCGCCATGCTCGCCGACGTTCCGCACACGCGGCCCATCTCGATCTTCACCTCGAGCGACAACGCGCAGGTGCGCGCGGAGCTCGACATCGAGCGCAGCAACTACGAGGGGCCGATCGGCATCCTCAGCGTCATCGCCGACGCCGCCGAGCGGGTCGGCATCCCGACGCTCTCCATCTGGGCGTCGGTGCCGCACTACGTGCACCACTCGCCGTCGCCGAAGGCGATGCTGGCGCTGATCGACAAGCTGGAGGAGCTGACCGACGTCACGATCCCCCGCGGCGACCTCGTCAACGAGGCTGCTGTCTGGGAGGCCAACATCGACGAGCTCGCCAGCGAGGACGAGGACATGGCGTCCTACATCGCCCAGCTGGAGCAGGCGCGCGACACGGTGGACTCCCCCGAGGCCAGCGGCGAGGCAATCGCCCAGGAGTTCGAGCGCTA